Proteins from a genomic interval of Spiroplasma endosymbiont of Lonchoptera lutea:
- a CDS encoding DAK2 domain-containing protein produces MKIDAKLFKIMLISAANNLYNYHLEIDKLNVFPVPDGDTGTNMNLTMENAIKEIKKYETSSITEIANVFSRGLIMGARGNSGVILSQIFRGFSKGLVHEEFISTSDLLKAWTYAKQVAYKAVMKPVEGTILTVIRLAIDDTKLETKETILPLKFMDKFLENANNALAQTPNLLPILKEVGVVDSGGFGLVKIIEGMVYSLEKGKEIKKKKNLVASDNKEVVIKLDDENFGYCTETIVILSEMKQKNFPLEKVRFSLEEQGCKSIVVVQDQDIFKVHVHSLMPGQILVYLQQFGDFQKVKIENMGLQAKKHSTEIKELRSLNNSWAIITVAAGKGLAKYFMNDLQASYVVNGGQTMNPSTDDFLKAIELVDAKDVYILPNNSNIISTAQQAAKLEKKSNVYVIPTTSIPEGMLSILSFNKEEKSAKKNFNNMKNAIKKIVSARITNAVRTTTIDGVAVKEGNYLGILDKKIYTQEADLVLVAKKLLSKMISKSSSQLVTIFIGEDAKRQDLRLIEKYIDENFDVEYEKIEGEQPVYPFIFGVE; encoded by the coding sequence ATGAAAATTGATGCAAAATTATTTAAAATCATGCTTATTAGTGCTGCTAATAATTTATATAATTATCATTTAGAAATTGATAAATTAAATGTTTTTCCTGTTCCAGATGGTGATACGGGAACAAATATGAATTTAACAATGGAAAATGCTATTAAAGAAATTAAAAAATATGAAACTTCTAGTATTACTGAAATAGCAAATGTGTTTAGTCGTGGTTTGATTATGGGCGCTAGGGGAAATTCAGGAGTTATTTTGTCCCAAATTTTTCGTGGTTTTAGTAAAGGATTAGTTCATGAAGAATTTATCAGTACTAGCGATTTACTAAAAGCATGAACTTATGCTAAACAAGTAGCTTATAAAGCAGTTATGAAACCTGTTGAAGGAACAATTTTAACTGTTATTAGACTTGCTATTGATGATACTAAACTTGAAACTAAGGAAACAATATTGCCATTAAAATTTATGGATAAGTTTTTGGAAAATGCTAACAATGCATTAGCACAAACCCCTAACTTATTACCAATTTTAAAAGAAGTTGGTGTTGTTGATTCAGGTGGTTTTGGATTAGTTAAAATTATTGAGGGAATGGTTTATTCATTAGAAAAAGGTAAAGAAATTAAAAAGAAAAAGAATTTAGTAGCTAGTGATAATAAAGAAGTTGTTATTAAATTAGATGATGAAAATTTTGGTTATTGTACAGAAACGATTGTTATTTTAAGTGAAATGAAACAAAAAAATTTTCCTTTAGAAAAAGTTCGCTTTTCGTTAGAAGAACAAGGTTGTAAATCAATCGTTGTTGTTCAAGATCAAGATATTTTTAAAGTTCATGTTCATTCGTTAATGCCAGGGCAAATATTAGTTTATTTACAACAATTTGGTGATTTTCAAAAAGTAAAAATTGAAAATATGGGGTTACAAGCAAAAAAGCATAGTACAGAAATTAAAGAACTTCGTAGTTTAAATAACTCTTGAGCAATTATTACTGTTGCTGCTGGTAAAGGTTTAGCAAAATATTTTATGAATGACTTGCAAGCATCGTATGTAGTTAATGGGGGACAAACAATGAACCCATCAACTGATGATTTTTTAAAAGCGATTGAATTAGTTGATGCTAAAGATGTTTATATTTTACCAAATAATTCCAATATTATTTCAACTGCACAACAAGCAGCGAAACTAGAAAAGAAATCTAATGTTTATGTTATCCCCACAACTTCAATTCCAGAAGGAATGCTTAGTATTCTTAGTTTTAATAAGGAAGAAAAAAGTGCTAAAAAAAATTTTAATAATATGAAAAATGCTATTAAAAAGATTGTGTCAGCAAGAATTACTAATGCTGTTAGAACAACAACTATTGATGGTGTTGCTGTGAAAGAAGGAAATTATCTTGGTATTTTAGATAAAAAAATTTATACTCAAGAAGCAGATTTAGTTTTAGTAGCAAAAAAATTACTAAGTAAAATGATTAGTAAATCATCATCACAATTGGTAACAATTTTTATTGGTGAAGATGCTAAACGCCAAGATTTACGACTAATTGAAAAGTATATTGATGAAAACTTTGATGTTGAATATGAAAAAATTGAAGGTGAACAACCAGTATATCCTTTCATATTTGGTGTTGAATAG
- a CDS encoding Asp23/Gls24 family envelope stress response protein — protein MKLIDVDKIAHIIKQVVSITPGVVAFAYSRENKENEDAIALEKDITPAIDVKKIEPNHYGVKIHIISSIHTNIFEVLQEVQHRVKYELEKQMEFDSNFKIDICIDDLISE, from the coding sequence GTGAAATTAATTGATGTTGATAAAATTGCTCACATTATTAAGCAAGTTGTATCAATAACACCAGGTGTTGTTGCGTTTGCTTATAGTCGTGAAAATAAAGAAAATGAAGATGCCATTGCTTTAGAAAAAGACATTACCCCAGCAATTGATGTTAAAAAAATTGAACCAAATCATTATGGGGTTAAAATTCATATTATTAGTTCAATTCATACTAATATTTTTGAAGTTTTACAAGAAGTTCAACATCGCGTTAAATATGAATTGGAAAAGCAAATGGAATTTGATAGTAATTTTAAAATTGATATTTGCATTGATGATTTAATTAGTGAATAA